In Paraburkholderia bryophila, a single genomic region encodes these proteins:
- the fliD gene encoding flagellar filament capping protein FliD, with translation MSTINNTSVNQATSNARNQVQQAAQSIISGSTGNSSMDVASLVSALVNAKTAGQSAALQARQTTDNTTLSAYGALTSALSALQAAIKNLSDGTTLSTFAATASGKGLDPKAGVGAVPGSYAVEVKQIATSQSLASAAFGATTPLGTGTLSIAVGGKSMDIAVDSKNNTLGGIADAINKASNNPGVTATIVTGTGGAHLVLRAATTGAANTIDVTTSNVQNDAGLAALGVKSTPGADGAASTFVSSDSTKAWRQSEAAQDALLTIGGIDARSATNAVTDAISGVSLNLSRDAIGTTQTLTIAPDTTAQNTAITNFANLYNTVVTTVNKLSSYDKTSKTGGALLGDSTLQTIKNSLASIIGGGVGKGTSTVSLAHLGITLKGDPADGTLVIDSAKLSSALSTAPARVAQLFNTTDGLGAKLNRSITEFTRTGGIIDARNSALNADLKSVTAQQSKLADYATQLTKQYQSQFTALNTLMATMNNNSAYLTALFGGSKSAGALATNK, from the coding sequence ATGTCAACGATCAACAACACGTCCGTCAATCAGGCGACGTCCAACGCACGCAACCAGGTGCAGCAGGCGGCGCAATCCATCATCAGCGGCTCGACCGGCAATTCGTCCATGGACGTGGCGAGCCTCGTGTCGGCGCTGGTGAATGCGAAGACGGCGGGTCAGTCGGCGGCGTTGCAAGCCCGGCAAACCACCGACAACACCACGCTGTCCGCGTACGGCGCGTTGACGTCGGCGCTGAGCGCGCTGCAGGCGGCGATCAAGAATCTGTCGGACGGCACCACGCTGTCGACCTTCGCGGCCACGGCCAGCGGTAAAGGACTCGACCCGAAAGCGGGCGTCGGCGCCGTGCCCGGCAGCTACGCCGTCGAGGTCAAGCAGATCGCCACGTCGCAGAGCCTGGCGTCCGCCGCGTTCGGCGCGACCACGCCACTGGGCACCGGCACGTTGAGCATCGCGGTCGGCGGCAAGTCGATGGACATCGCGGTCGACAGCAAGAACAACACGCTCGGCGGCATCGCCGACGCGATCAACAAGGCGAGCAACAACCCGGGCGTCACCGCCACGATCGTGACCGGCACGGGCGGCGCGCACCTCGTGCTGCGCGCGGCCACCACCGGCGCAGCCAATACGATCGACGTCACCACCAGCAACGTGCAGAACGATGCGGGCCTGGCGGCGCTCGGCGTCAAATCGACGCCCGGCGCGGATGGCGCGGCGTCCACGTTTGTCTCGTCGGACAGCACCAAGGCCTGGCGTCAGAGCGAAGCCGCGCAGGACGCGCTGCTCACCATCGGCGGGATCGACGCGCGCAGCGCGACCAACGCCGTGACCGACGCGATCTCGGGCGTATCGCTGAATCTGTCGCGCGACGCGATCGGCACCACGCAGACGCTGACCATCGCACCGGACACCACCGCGCAGAACACCGCGATCACGAATTTCGCGAACCTGTACAACACGGTCGTCACGACGGTCAACAAACTGTCCTCGTACGACAAAACGTCGAAGACCGGCGGCGCGCTGCTGGGCGACTCGACGCTGCAGACCATCAAGAATTCGCTGGCGTCGATTATCGGCGGCGGGGTGGGTAAGGGCACTTCGACGGTGAGCCTCGCGCATCTCGGCATCACGCTGAAGGGCGATCCGGCGGACGGCACGCTGGTGATCGACAGCGCGAAGCTGAGCTCGGCGCTCAGCACCGCGCCGGCGCGCGTGGCGCAACTGTTCAACACGACCGACGGGCTCGGCGCGAAGCTGAACAGGAGCATCACGGAGTTCACCCGGACCGGCGGCATTATCGACGCGCGCAACAGCGCGTTGAACGCCGATCTGAAGAGTGTCACCGCGCAGCAGTCCAAGCTCGCCGACTACGCGACGCAACTGACCAAGCAGTATCAGAGCCAGTTCACCGCGCTGAACACGCTGATGGCGACGATGAATAACAACTCCGCCTATCTGACGGCGCTGTTCGGCGGCTCGAAGAGCGCGGGCGCGCTGGCCACCAATAAGTAA
- a CDS encoding flagellin: MLGINSNINSLVAQQNLNGSQSALSQAITRLSSGKRINSAADDAAGLAISTRMTTQINGLNQGVSNANDGVSMIQTASSALSSLTSSLQRIRQLAVQASTGTLSTSDQAALQKEVSAQISEVNRIASQTTYNGTNILDGSAGNVTFQVGANVGQTISLNLSQSMSAAKVGGGLVQTGQTVGTVAVSTDAAGVYTSAASPAITAINVLSDGKGGYNFTDQNNQAIGQTVAAAILGSGATAGTGTQGTALALQGAATTTAGAGSAAQASAVAQINAINTPPTVSNLNISTVTGANQAMVSIDNALATVNNLQASLGAAQNRFTAIATSQQAESTDLSSAQSQITDANFAQETANLSKAQVLQQAGISVLAQANSNPQQVLKLLQ; this comes from the coding sequence ATGCTCGGAATCAATAGCAATATCAACTCGCTGGTTGCGCAACAGAACCTGAACGGCTCGCAAAGCGCCCTCTCGCAAGCCATTACGCGTCTGTCTTCGGGCAAGCGCATCAACAGCGCGGCCGACGACGCAGCAGGTCTGGCGATCTCGACGCGTATGACGACGCAGATCAACGGCCTGAACCAGGGCGTGTCGAACGCCAACGACGGCGTGTCGATGATTCAAACGGCATCGAGCGCACTGTCGTCGCTGACCTCCAGCCTGCAACGTATTCGCCAACTGGCTGTGCAGGCATCGACCGGCACGCTGTCGACGAGCGACCAGGCTGCGCTGCAGAAGGAAGTGTCGGCGCAGATCTCGGAAGTGAACCGTATCGCGTCGCAAACCACGTACAACGGCACGAACATTCTGGACGGCTCGGCAGGTAACGTGACGTTCCAGGTCGGCGCGAACGTTGGCCAGACCATCAGCCTGAACCTGAGCCAGTCGATGTCGGCAGCCAAGGTCGGCGGCGGCCTGGTGCAAACCGGTCAAACGGTCGGCACGGTGGCGGTCAGCACGGACGCAGCCGGTGTTTACACGTCGGCGGCGAGCCCGGCTATCACGGCGATCAACGTGTTGTCGGACGGCAAGGGCGGCTACAACTTCACCGACCAGAACAACCAGGCGATCGGCCAAACCGTCGCAGCCGCGATCCTCGGCTCGGGCGCTACGGCGGGTACGGGTACGCAAGGCACGGCGCTGGCACTCCAGGGCGCGGCAACGACGACCGCAGGCGCTGGTTCGGCGGCTCAGGCTTCGGCCGTGGCGCAGATCAACGCGATCAACACGCCGCCGACGGTGTCGAACCTGAACATCAGCACCGTGACGGGCGCGAACCAGGCCATGGTGTCGATCGACAACGCACTGGCTACGGTCAACAACCTGCAAGCATCGCTGGGCGCCGCGCAAAACCGTTTCACGGCAATCGCCACGTCGCAGCAAGCTGAGTCGACCGATCTGTCGTCGGCACAGTCGCAAATCACGGACGCCAACTTCGCACAAGAAACGGCGAACCTGAGCAAGGCGCAAGTGCTGCAACAAGCGGGCATCTCGGTGTTGGCGCAAGCTAACTCGAACCCGCAGCAAGTTCTGAAGCTCCTGCAGTAA
- a CDS encoding flagellar hook protein FlgE, with protein MGYQQGLSGVTAASQNLDVIGNNVANSHTVGFKSGSAQFADMYANSVATAVGNQVGIGTRLAEVQQQFSQGTINSTNQALNVAINGNGFFQLSNNGTAVYSRNGVFQLDKNGFITNAQGLKLMGFGANAAGVVNTAQTVPLSVPTANIAPQATTKIVAGLNLNAQDKLMLGTPTVTPGANTGTLTTPGATITHPASGTNNDNYTVKFTSATAYTVTDNTLGTSTTGTYTAGTAIPLGNGQTITFNGLPATNDSYTIAPTPIAFNQNSSTTYNYSTSTTVYDSLGGSQTVNMYFAKTAAGAWNVYAGPSSGAAQLIGHANFNSSGTLLGTTDKSGVATTTPFVFNFGVPTTDGSSTPQNLTLNIGGTTQYGGKNGVNTLQPDGYAAGTLTSFTIAADGTLTGNYSNQQTAALGQIVLANFSNQNGLVNLGNNEFQQTSQSGVAQISAPGSTNHGVLQGGAVENSNVDLTSELVKLITAQRNYQANAQTIKTQKTVDQTLMNL; from the coding sequence ATGGGATACCAGCAAGGTTTGAGTGGGGTGACGGCCGCGTCGCAGAATCTCGACGTGATCGGCAATAACGTCGCCAACTCGCATACGGTCGGCTTCAAGAGCGGTTCCGCGCAATTCGCCGACATGTACGCCAATTCGGTGGCGACCGCGGTGGGCAATCAGGTTGGCATCGGCACCCGGCTCGCCGAAGTGCAGCAGCAATTCTCGCAAGGCACGATCAACAGCACCAACCAGGCGCTCAACGTCGCGATCAACGGCAACGGGTTCTTCCAGTTGTCGAACAACGGGACGGCGGTGTACTCGCGCAACGGCGTGTTCCAGCTCGACAAGAACGGCTTCATCACCAACGCGCAAGGCCTGAAACTGATGGGCTTCGGTGCGAACGCCGCGGGTGTCGTCAACACCGCGCAAACCGTGCCGCTCAGCGTGCCGACCGCGAACATCGCGCCGCAGGCGACCACGAAGATCGTCGCCGGCCTGAACCTGAACGCGCAGGACAAGCTGATGCTCGGTACGCCGACCGTCACACCCGGCGCGAACACCGGCACGCTCACCACGCCAGGCGCGACCATCACGCACCCGGCTTCCGGCACGAACAACGACAACTACACCGTCAAGTTCACGAGCGCGACCGCCTACACGGTGACCGACAACACGCTCGGCACGTCGACCACCGGCACGTACACGGCCGGTACGGCGATTCCGCTCGGCAACGGTCAGACCATCACGTTCAACGGTCTGCCGGCCACGAACGACAGCTACACGATCGCCCCGACGCCGATCGCGTTCAACCAGAACAGCTCGACGACGTATAACTACTCGACCAGCACGACGGTCTACGACTCGCTGGGCGGCTCGCAGACGGTCAACATGTACTTCGCCAAGACGGCGGCCGGCGCGTGGAATGTCTACGCGGGGCCGTCGAGCGGCGCGGCGCAACTGATCGGCCACGCGAATTTCAACTCGTCGGGCACGCTGCTCGGCACGACGGACAAGAGCGGCGTCGCCACCACCACGCCGTTCGTGTTCAACTTCGGCGTGCCGACCACGGACGGTTCGTCGACGCCGCAGAACCTGACGCTGAACATCGGCGGCACGACGCAGTACGGCGGCAAGAACGGCGTGAACACGCTGCAACCCGACGGCTATGCCGCCGGCACGCTGACGAGCTTCACGATTGCCGCCGACGGCACGCTCACCGGCAATTACTCGAACCAGCAAACCGCCGCGCTCGGCCAGATCGTGCTCGCGAACTTCTCGAATCAGAACGGCCTGGTGAACCTCGGTAACAACGAGTTCCAGCAGACTTCGCAATCGGGAGTCGCGCAGATTTCGGCGCCGGGTTCGACGAACCACGGCGTGCTGCAGGGCGGCGCGGTGGAAAACTCGAACGTCGATCTGACCAGCGAACTGGTCAAGCTGATTACCGCGCAACGCAACTATCAGGCGAACGCGCAGACGATCAAGACGCAAAAGACCGTCGATCAGACATTAATGAACCTTTAA
- a CDS encoding glutathione S-transferase family protein — MTLKLYAHPFSSYCQKVLTALYENGTPFELRKLAHDDPQVMAEFAALWPIKRFPLLVDGSRTVMEATVIIEYLGLVYPGPVRLLPAAPLAALEVRAMDRFFDNYISTPQQKIVFDSMRPEADRDPLGVADARAMLDTAYGWLNDVMAEREWAAGDHFSLADCGAAPFLFYADWTHRIGPAYPHVLAYRKRLLARPSFARAVDEARPYRSYFPLGAPDRD, encoded by the coding sequence ATGACCCTGAAGCTTTATGCCCATCCCTTCTCTTCCTACTGCCAGAAGGTCCTGACCGCGCTCTACGAAAACGGCACGCCGTTCGAACTGCGCAAACTGGCGCACGACGACCCGCAAGTCATGGCCGAATTCGCCGCGCTCTGGCCGATCAAGCGCTTTCCGTTGCTGGTCGACGGCAGCCGGACCGTGATGGAGGCGACCGTCATCATCGAGTACCTCGGGTTGGTGTATCCCGGGCCGGTGCGGCTGCTGCCAGCCGCCCCGCTCGCCGCGCTGGAAGTGCGCGCTATGGATCGCTTCTTCGACAATTACATCTCGACGCCGCAGCAGAAAATCGTGTTCGACAGCATGCGGCCGGAAGCGGACCGCGACCCGCTCGGCGTCGCCGATGCGCGCGCCATGCTCGACACCGCGTACGGCTGGTTGAACGACGTGATGGCGGAGCGCGAATGGGCCGCCGGCGACCACTTCAGCCTTGCCGATTGCGGCGCCGCGCCGTTCCTGTTCTACGCCGACTGGACGCACCGCATCGGGCCCGCGTATCCGCACGTGCTGGCGTACCGCAAGCGCCTGCTGGCGCGTCCGTCGTTCGCGCGCGCGGTCGACGAAGCGCGGCCGTACCGCTCGTACTTTCCGCTCGGCGCGCCCGACCGCGATTAA
- a CDS encoding LysR family transcriptional regulator: MDRFEAMEIFTRVVEANSFTKVSESLDLPRAKVSRTIQALEEHVGVRLLNRSTRQVSVTEDGAAFYERCVSILAEVAEAESSLSNKRENPAGTIRVDTSGTLARALLLPALDDFYRQYPEIDVRLGLADRNIDLIQDGVDCVIRMGTPEESSLVARRIGQARIVTCASPAYLEQHGTPTTLEELSEHRAVNYVSARTGRTFPFEYEVAGEIAKVTLKSVLAVNDGSVYIGAAALGHGIIQPSRFMVADLIKEGALKEILTDHTSPSTPLSILYAHRRNLSSRLRAFIDWVSELSRNNPDLRIPDA, encoded by the coding sequence ATGGACCGTTTCGAAGCGATGGAGATATTTACGCGGGTGGTGGAGGCGAACAGCTTCACCAAAGTATCCGAATCGCTCGACCTGCCCCGCGCCAAAGTCAGCCGCACGATTCAGGCGCTGGAGGAACACGTCGGCGTGCGTCTGTTGAACCGTTCGACGCGCCAGGTCAGCGTCACCGAAGACGGCGCGGCCTTCTACGAGCGCTGCGTGAGCATCCTCGCCGAAGTCGCCGAGGCCGAATCGTCGCTGTCGAACAAGCGCGAAAATCCGGCCGGCACGATTCGCGTGGATACGTCAGGCACGCTCGCGCGGGCGCTGCTGCTGCCCGCGCTCGACGATTTCTACCGCCAGTACCCCGAGATCGACGTGCGGCTCGGACTTGCGGATCGCAATATCGATCTGATTCAGGACGGCGTGGATTGCGTGATCCGCATGGGCACGCCGGAGGAGTCGAGTCTGGTGGCGCGGCGCATCGGCCAGGCGCGCATTGTTACGTGCGCGTCGCCGGCGTATCTGGAGCAGCACGGCACGCCGACCACGCTCGAAGAATTGAGCGAGCATCGCGCGGTCAATTACGTGTCGGCACGCACCGGTCGAACCTTCCCGTTCGAATACGAAGTGGCCGGCGAAATCGCCAAGGTCACGCTGAAGAGCGTGCTCGCCGTGAACGACGGCTCGGTCTATATCGGCGCGGCCGCGCTCGGCCACGGCATCATTCAGCCGTCGCGCTTCATGGTGGCCGATCTGATCAAGGAAGGCGCGCTGAAGGAAATCCTGACTGACCACACCAGCCCGAGCACGCCGCTGTCGATTCTGTACGCGCATCGCCGCAATCTGAGCTCGCGGCTGCGTGCGTTTATCGACTGGGTGAGCGAGTTGTCGCGCAACAATCCCGATCTGCGCATACCGGACGCTTGA
- a CDS encoding ABC transporter ATP-binding protein: MASLSIRDVYKTYPNGVPVLKGVNIDIEDGQFLILVGGSGCGKSTLLNMIAGLETVTKGEIQIDGKTVNNLSPKDRDIAMVFQSYALYPSMTVRENISFGLNIRKVPKQEQAQIVDRVSNTLQITHLLDRKPGQLSGGQRQRVAMGRALARDPVMFLFDEPLSNLDAKLRIEMRSEIKLLHQRLGTTIVYVTHDQIEAMTLGDRIAVMKDGIVQQFGAPQEIYDSPSNLFVAGFIGAPPMNFIQGKLVEQGAGVALELDTGVTRTALNLPFDSAKVKSHVGRDVILGLRPERITDARGAHGDNSQLQSIEVKVDVIEPTGPDTLVFAQVNGKRIVSRVHPASNPQPLTNTTLLFDTSKAVLFDPSNEERIA, encoded by the coding sequence ATGGCAAGCCTTTCCATCCGTGACGTGTACAAGACCTACCCGAACGGGGTGCCGGTTCTGAAGGGTGTCAACATCGACATCGAAGACGGCCAGTTCCTGATTCTGGTCGGCGGCTCGGGCTGCGGTAAGTCGACGCTGCTCAACATGATCGCCGGCCTCGAAACGGTCACCAAGGGCGAGATCCAGATCGACGGCAAGACGGTGAACAACCTGTCGCCGAAAGATCGCGATATCGCGATGGTGTTCCAGTCGTACGCGCTGTATCCGTCGATGACGGTGCGCGAGAACATCTCGTTCGGCCTGAACATCCGCAAGGTGCCGAAGCAGGAGCAGGCGCAGATCGTCGACCGTGTGTCGAACACGCTGCAGATCACGCACCTGCTGGACCGCAAGCCGGGCCAACTGTCCGGCGGCCAGCGTCAGCGCGTGGCGATGGGCCGTGCGCTCGCGCGCGATCCGGTGATGTTCCTGTTCGACGAACCGCTGTCGAACCTCGACGCCAAGCTGCGCATCGAGATGCGTTCGGAAATCAAGCTGCTGCATCAACGCCTCGGCACGACGATCGTCTACGTGACGCACGATCAGATCGAAGCGATGACGCTCGGCGACCGCATCGCGGTGATGAAAGACGGCATCGTGCAGCAGTTCGGCGCGCCGCAGGAAATCTACGACTCGCCGTCGAATCTGTTCGTGGCCGGTTTCATCGGCGCGCCGCCGATGAACTTCATTCAGGGCAAGCTGGTGGAGCAGGGCGCAGGTGTGGCGCTCGAACTGGATACGGGCGTGACGCGCACGGCGTTGAACCTGCCGTTCGATTCGGCCAAGGTGAAGTCCCATGTGGGCCGTGACGTGATTCTGGGTCTGCGTCCGGAACGCATCACCGACGCGCGCGGCGCGCACGGCGACAACTCGCAGTTGCAGTCGATCGAAGTGAAGGTCGACGTGATCGAGCCGACCGGTCCGGATACGCTGGTGTTCGCGCAAGTGAACGGCAAGCGTATCGTGAGCCGTGTGCACCCGGCGTCGAATCCGCAGCCGCTGACGAACACCACGCTGTTGTTCGATACGTCGAAGGCGGTGCTGTTCGATCCGTCGAACGAAGAGCGGATTGCCTGA
- a CDS encoding carbohydrate ABC transporter permease produces MQPKMTISRAVIYAALILFALYFLFPLYVMLSTSFKDIDQLRTGNLLTPPTHWTIDPWIKAWSGACTGVRCDGMQPFFMNSVRMVIPAVLISSIIGAFNGYVLTHWRFRGADPIFTMILVGCFIPFQAILLPMARFEGMMGLSNTTTGLVVVHVIYGIAFTTMFFRNFYVSIPAELVKAARIDGAGFFTIFTKILMPVSLPIFMVCLIWQFTQIWNDFLFGIVFSGVDSMPITVALNNLVNTSTGVKEYNVDMAGAIIAALPTLLVYIVAGRYFVRGLTAGAVKG; encoded by the coding sequence ATGCAGCCTAAGATGACGATCAGCCGTGCCGTCATTTATGCGGCCTTGATTCTGTTCGCCCTGTACTTCCTGTTTCCGCTGTACGTGATGCTGTCCACGTCGTTCAAGGACATCGATCAGTTGCGCACCGGCAATCTGTTGACGCCGCCCACGCACTGGACCATCGATCCGTGGATCAAGGCATGGAGCGGCGCCTGTACCGGTGTGCGCTGCGACGGGATGCAGCCGTTCTTCATGAACTCGGTGCGGATGGTGATTCCCGCCGTGCTGATCTCGTCGATCATCGGCGCGTTCAACGGCTATGTGCTGACGCACTGGCGCTTCCGTGGCGCGGACCCGATCTTCACGATGATTCTGGTCGGCTGCTTCATCCCGTTCCAGGCGATCCTGCTGCCGATGGCGCGCTTCGAAGGCATGATGGGTCTGTCGAACACCACGACCGGTCTGGTGGTGGTGCACGTGATCTACGGGATCGCCTTCACGACGATGTTCTTCCGCAACTTCTACGTCAGCATTCCGGCTGAACTCGTGAAAGCGGCGCGGATCGACGGCGCGGGTTTCTTCACGATTTTCACGAAGATTCTGATGCCGGTCTCGCTGCCCATTTTCATGGTGTGCCTGATCTGGCAATTCACGCAGATCTGGAATGACTTCCTGTTCGGGATCGTGTTCTCCGGCGTCGATTCGATGCCGATCACGGTGGCGCTGAACAACCTCGTGAACACTTCGACCGGCGTGAAGGAATACAACGTGGACATGGCCGGCGCGATCATCGCGGCGCTGCCCACCTTGCTGGTCTACATCGTGGCCGGACGCTATTTCGTGCGCGGCCTGACGGCGGGCGCAGTCAAAGGCTAA
- a CDS encoding carbohydrate ABC transporter permease: MTASISGNGKTATVTRRTSPMAALADRWIPKLVLAPSVVISLIFVYGFIAITGFLSLSDSRLMPRYNFVGLDRYRELFDNDVFWTSAANLGWFGIPFIGICIGLGLFLAILLDQQIRNEGALRAVFLYPMALSFIVTGTAWQWIMTPSVGLEKVFHDWGWTSFSFSWLGDPDKAIFCVVIAAVWQSTGFVMALFLAGLRGVDAEIFKAAQMDGAALPTIYRKIVIPSMRPVFFSVLLILCHITIKTFDLVVALTAGGPGTSSSLPAIFMYTFSFNRGQLGVGAASSMMMLATVVAVLVPLMYLESRSTRNAA; this comes from the coding sequence GTGACTGCTTCTATCAGCGGAAACGGGAAAACGGCCACCGTTACCCGCCGCACGTCGCCGATGGCGGCGCTTGCCGATCGCTGGATTCCGAAGCTGGTGCTCGCACCCAGCGTCGTGATCAGCCTGATCTTCGTGTATGGCTTCATCGCAATTACCGGCTTTCTGTCGCTGTCCGATTCGCGGCTGATGCCTCGTTATAATTTTGTCGGTCTCGACCGTTATCGCGAGCTGTTCGATAACGACGTGTTCTGGACGTCGGCGGCCAACCTCGGCTGGTTCGGGATTCCGTTCATCGGTATCTGTATCGGTCTCGGTCTGTTCCTCGCGATCCTGCTTGATCAGCAGATCCGCAACGAAGGCGCGCTGCGCGCCGTGTTCCTGTACCCGATGGCGCTGTCGTTCATCGTGACGGGTACCGCGTGGCAATGGATCATGACGCCGAGCGTCGGCCTCGAAAAGGTGTTCCACGACTGGGGCTGGACGAGCTTCTCGTTCAGCTGGCTGGGAGACCCGGACAAGGCGATCTTCTGCGTCGTGATCGCGGCCGTCTGGCAATCCACCGGCTTCGTGATGGCGCTGTTTCTCGCGGGCTTGCGCGGTGTCGACGCTGAAATCTTCAAGGCTGCCCAGATGGACGGCGCGGCGCTGCCCACCATCTATCGCAAGATCGTGATTCCGAGCATGCGTCCGGTGTTCTTCTCCGTGCTGCTGATTCTCTGCCACATCACGATCAAGACCTTCGACCTGGTCGTCGCGTTGACCGCGGGCGGTCCGGGCACGTCTTCGTCGCTGCCGGCTATTTTCATGTACACGTTTTCGTTCAATCGCGGGCAACTGGGCGTCGGCGCGGCTTCGTCGATGATGATGCTCGCCACCGTCGTCGCCGTGCTCGTGCCGCTGATGTATCTGGAATCGAGGAGCACCCGCAATGCAGCCTAA
- a CDS encoding ABC transporter substrate-binding protein — protein MKFRAIMGALCAAGLMCGVSAVQAAESIEVLHWWTSGGESKAVGVLKDDMTKQGYTWKDFAVAGGAGAAAMTALKTQVISGNAPSAAQIKGPLIQDWASQGVLVPIDAAAGDWKKNLPPEIDKIMHADGHYVAAPFSVHRVNWLYINKAALDKAGGKVPTTWPEFFALADKMKADGIQPIAMGGQPWQDLTLWEDVVLSQGAGFYKKALVDLDEKTLTSDQMVGVFDTVRKIQGYFDAGRTGRDWNLATAMVINGKAGMQFMGDWAKGEFANAGKKSGVDYVCAAVPGTEKAYTFNVDSFVFFQQKGQKTATPGQLALAKTIMSPDFQEQFSLNKGSIPVRLGVSMAKFDDCAKKSYADEQVAIKSGGYVPSLAHGMAQPDAAAGAISDVVTKFMNSQQDSKSAVAALAKAAKTK, from the coding sequence ATGAAATTTCGCGCGATCATGGGCGCTTTGTGCGCCGCGGGTCTGATGTGTGGCGTCTCGGCCGTTCAAGCTGCCGAGTCGATCGAAGTGTTGCACTGGTGGACTTCGGGCGGCGAATCGAAAGCCGTCGGCGTCCTCAAGGACGACATGACGAAACAGGGTTACACGTGGAAGGACTTCGCGGTTGCAGGTGGCGCGGGCGCGGCTGCCATGACGGCACTGAAGACGCAGGTGATCTCGGGCAACGCACCGAGCGCCGCGCAGATCAAGGGTCCGCTGATTCAGGACTGGGCGTCGCAAGGCGTGCTGGTGCCGATCGACGCAGCCGCCGGCGACTGGAAGAAGAATCTGCCGCCGGAAATCGACAAGATCATGCACGCCGACGGTCACTACGTGGCAGCGCCGTTCTCGGTGCACCGCGTGAACTGGCTGTACATCAACAAGGCAGCGCTGGACAAGGCTGGCGGCAAGGTGCCGACCACGTGGCCTGAGTTCTTCGCGCTGGCCGACAAGATGAAGGCCGACGGCATCCAGCCGATCGCGATGGGCGGTCAACCGTGGCAAGACCTGACGCTGTGGGAAGACGTCGTGCTGTCGCAAGGCGCGGGCTTCTACAAGAAGGCGCTGGTGGATCTGGACGAGAAGACGCTGACGTCGGATCAGATGGTCGGCGTGTTCGACACGGTCCGCAAGATCCAGGGTTACTTCGACGCGGGCCGTACGGGCCGTGACTGGAACCTCGCCACGGCCATGGTCATCAACGGCAAGGCCGGCATGCAGTTCATGGGCGACTGGGCGAAGGGCGAATTCGCCAACGCCGGCAAGAAGTCGGGTGTGGATTACGTCTGCGCTGCTGTGCCGGGCACGGAAAAGGCCTACACGTTCAACGTCGACTCGTTCGTGTTCTTCCAGCAGAAGGGCCAAAAGACCGCAACGCCGGGTCAACTGGCTCTGGCCAAGACGATCATGTCGCCGGACTTCCAGGAACAGTTCAGCCTGAACAAGGGCTCGATCCCGGTGCGTCTGGGCGTGTCGATGGCCAAGTTCGACGACTGCGCGAAGAAGTCGTACGCGGATGAACAAGTGGCGATCAAGTCGGGCGGCTACGTGCCGTCGCTGGCTCACGGCATGGCGCAACCGGATGCAGCAGCCGGCGCGATCTCGGACGTGGTCACGAAGTTCATGAACTCGCAGCAGGATTCGAAGAGCGCGGTTGCAGCGCTCGCGAAGGCAGCAAAGACCAAGTAA